Proteins from a single region of Hermetia illucens chromosome 3, iHerIll2.2.curated.20191125, whole genome shotgun sequence:
- the LOC119652705 gene encoding uncharacterized protein LOC119652705 has protein sequence MFGSSSKFLAIVLILLIPTFVPNKSISSAALLTVNPDVFTIKKAVENRTSFCSKGCFLLRRASAEELTRKFVRSAAHGLKKIDGGAQPILESCLKIYLLWVAISCIILCV, from the exons atgtTCGGCTCATCATCAAAATTTCTTGCAATAGTTTTAATTTTACTCATCCCcacttttgtaccaaataaatCAATATCATCCGCGGCATTGCTAACAGTAAACCCAGACGTTTTTACAATTAAAAAGGCG GTCGAAAATCGTACGTCATTCTGTTCTAAAGGCTGTTTCCTGCTACGAAGGGCCTCCGCTGAAGAGCTTACTCGAAAGTTCGTTCGGTCTGCAGCGCatggtttaaaaaaaatagacgGTGGCGCTCAGCCGATACTAGAAAGCTGCCTCAAGATATATCTATTATGGGTTGCTATTTCATGCATCATACTTTGCGTTTAG
- the LOC119652358 gene encoding thrombin-like enzyme KN-BJ 2: MSQEYSKDIICNQMSSMRSFLIVLLLELFHLLAFSLVSRANHSLRIENGSMATEGQFPYTVLILYWNFDNRCTGTLLTTHHIITAAHCPFIPGGPLVQFVMAGDIHKSEYQSNKQQIRIFKRYALHPNYPSARGWMKIQYDIGIILLDIPFILTDHLKPIKFAKEPIPVGTLCVLPGWGFTRYLKVCEQNDILRYHPERIYPKKVCNIKEYTLMCGGKNFGCPGDCGGSVICNNTAQGIYTFAVQINGSLRSLYTDIAPHYSWIRSVIKKKFMKYYIAGKQYSTAVKIFPIFYHFSFYNAFKKMLI, translated from the exons ATGTCGCAAGAATACTCCAAGGATATAATTTGTAATCAGATGTCGTCGATGAGGAGCTTCTTGATAGTTCTTTTGTTggaactttttcatttattgGCATTCTCACTTGTTTCCAGGGCCAATCACAGTCTCAGAATTGAGAATGGGTCTATGGCAACAGAGGGGCAATTCCCATACACG GTTTTGATTCTCTACTGGAACTTTGACAACCGCTGCACAGGGACTCTGCTGACAACCCATCACATAATCACAGCTGCACACTGTCCTTTTATTCCTGGTGGACCGTTGGTTCAA TTTGTAATGGCTGGTGATATCCATAAATCTGAATATCAATCGAACAAACAACAGATTCGTATATTCAAAAGATATGCCCTACACCCAAATTATCCAAGTGCAAGAGGGTGGATGAAAATCCAATATGACATAGGGATAATTCTT CTCGATATACCATTCATATTAACGGATCATCTCAAGCCGATCAAATTTGCAAAAGAGCCCATACCTGTTGGAACTTTATGTGTACTGCCTGGATGGGGCTTTACTCGTTAT CTCAAAGTGTGTGAACAAAACGATATATTAAGATATCATCCCGAAAGAATTTATCCGAAAAAAGTATGTAATATTAAGGAGTATACACTCATGTGCGGTGGGAAGAACTTTGGATGCCCA GGTGATTGCGGTGGTTCTGTAATATGCAACAATACTGCTCAAGGCATTTATACATTTGCCGTTCAAATTAACGGTTCACTAAGGAGTTTGTATACTGATATTGCTCCGCACTATTCATGGATTCGAAGTgtaattaaaaagaaattcatGAAGTACTACATAGCGGG GAAGCAATATTCGACAGCAgtgaaaatatttccaattttctaccacttctcattttataatgcatttaaaaaaatgttaatttaa